AGTTTTGGTGTCCATATTTGTTCTACCAATAAAATATTAcgatatatattattttgtgaaacatattttacaaaaatcactaaattaatagaaattttataaatttcatatatTTTATAAGTAGTATATCGCAAAACATATAATATATGTAGTGGAACACAAACATAGATTATAAATATGGTTTTTCTTATGTTTAGTAGAACAATATATTTATAGTATTTTTCTTGCAAAATGCGTGAGATTAGCACGAATATCATTAAAATAATGATATTTGCATAATTTGATatgtaaaataatatattttgtaaaATTATGTAAGATGATGCTATAATGACTTTTTTTTTGCCAAAAATGCTATAATGACTTAATACACTTCAAAGTAAGAATAGTTGTGCGTGTAACTTTTCACCCTAATTTCAGCAAAATGATATAGATTCTTCGAGTAATTTTTTTTGTCCAAATGTGTTATAATCTGTAAACTAAAGGTTGCTAGTTGGTCATTGTATTTCAACTTCAGTTTAAAATTGTATTGCAACTTCGAAGTTAGTTCAGCCCCCCTCCCTGTCTGCATAATTTTGAATGTGTAAGATGAGGCTGTAATATGGTTGATTTGTTGGTCATGCTTGGTTCGACTACCGTATGACCAATTTTATAGGAGAAAGATAACAATGAACAGTTTAAACTGACTTGGAAGTAACAGAATGAGTACTGGCCGGCATAGAGATGTGGAGTCATTTTATATCACATTTTCCTTAAACAGCACATGTTAATGAAACCTCAACAAAGAATGCATTGATCATTTAACATAAAAATCTTTTATGATGATACATGAAGGTTTTCTAACCAAGCTTTGCAAGAACATCATTCAGTGCGGTAACAGTTTCAGCATAGGCTTTCTCTGCTTTAGGAGTGCTCTTAGTTTTTGCTGCATAGTCCAACTACACGAAGAACAAAAAGTGGAAAGACACATTAAAATTTAGTATATCCAGAAAACTACATGTTTTGCCTATGGATTATTATGATGTTAGTAATTTGCTCCAACTGAAAATACTACAGTGCAGAGTTTAAGGTGTTAACTCACTTCGTTAATAACTGTGTAGAGCTTGTCGGTGAGTGCTTTGAGTGGTAGCTTCTCCTCTTTTGGCTTAGCAGAAATGATAGTGTTTAGATCATAGCGCAGATAAGAAGCCTTAGAACGAAGATCATTTTGAACATATGGCCATGCCTTCTTGTCGATAAGTTCCTTCACATTTAAAATATCCTTGGCTGAATCCTTTGCCCTCGCTGCTGCCTCGGTTGGTGGCAATGGTTGCAGATAAAAACGCTTTTTTAGCGGGATATCAAGGTCTCTGGCCTCATCTGAGTTGTCAGTTCCAGCTGCAATTTCACAGATTTGTGTAAAAATATGGGAAAAGTTATCATCCACGTCTCTCAGAAATATTAGCACAATATTTACTTATTGTGAAATACTATGACGTGATAGCACTACACCTTCAACTTGTAACGTTGTCCAGCACAACAGAAATCGAATCTCTGTTCATTTGGTGATTATAttttatagagtaaaaaggaCGGAGACGGAGTATCGAGTTTATTTTCTCTGTCACGGAGCAAGACACAGTATTGAAGTTTATCTGATTTCAATGTAAATTTTACATGACTTGCAAAATAAAAAAATGGTACACGGTCCAATTCAATTGAAATTTGATTTTGTTGATCATGCTGCTAAAATCAAACTTGCAAGTTATGATATTTCAATCTTATAAGAATTCTACAACTGTTTTGTCtgtattttaaattataaaaaaccATTTTGCTTCAAACCAATTTGACTTGCAAGTTAAAGCCATAAACTAAAATGTACTACTATATCGAATTTCGAGTGCAAACAGGGACTTACGCAGACCGCCTGACGGAGCTGGAGGTGGTCCAACCTTGATTGAAGTTGCAGCGGCAAGCCCATCCTTGGCAAAAGAACCAACACCTAAACCAACAGCCACAAGACCAAGGACAGCGCGACGGCTAGTCTCGGTCTCGAATGACACCTGCTGTGCTCTAACACTGAACCCTGATCGAGCAACATTCACCCTGTTGTTGCTAGCCACACTTAAGTTTCTTGAGCCACTGAGCTGAAGCCTACCTTCCAAGACAGCTTGAGAGGAACCAAGTAGACCAGCCATTGATGCCATCTCTTTACTGGTTTATTTTTCAGTTGGTAAAGATTTTGTAGCAAGAAATAGATATGGTATATGTGGAATATAACGATGGGTTGATTTTAACACAAATTCTTGGTTGTATTATTAGTTTATTTATGTGATGTAGAGTAACTAAGTCTGCATCTTATCTAGGTATTGCTTTGTTGGATAATTTGGATATGGTTTTAGCCAATGGCAAGTTGATGTCGGATTGGGTCTCCATTTCATCTAATACAATTTTGACACCTGGAATTTTAGGAAGTTTATAGTATTATTTCACAAGTGTATCATTGTTCAATCTATACCGAGCTAGCTTGATGTATATAATTCATCAATGAGAACAAATTTAGGCCTACAAAGTAAGGGAATTTTTAGATTGGGCCTCTATTTGAAGGTGCCCCCATATTAAAATTAGCATATTAGTTATTTTATTTCATCAATGTTATGGTTCCTAAGTTGGCTTTTAAATATAAATGCTAATCTTAATCAAGTTAATGAGATATCAAAATTCCATTTATTTAATTCTCGATCAGCAATTTATTTCACTGTGTCATTCTTTGCCACTTCTCTTTACATTTATCTAAAATCACTTTGTTTTTATTGAAAACTCAACAAATTTAGCTGTAGTTAACGTCTAGCAGGCGATGGGGGCACCGAGAGACCAACTCATGAGTTTATCTTATCAAAGTATTGTGCTGATCTGACTTTTTTCCTACACAGGGAATTTATAGAGTTTGAATCGAAAAATTACATATCACATTATTACAATGTAGTTCCACAATCAGAAAATTATCGGCCAGTTAAATCCGCAACTGAAGCCTCATTTCTAGATCCTGTCAAAGCTTCCTCTTTGCTCCCAGTAGACTGGGTTTCGGATGAAGCTTGATCTACCAAAAATGGAGAAATATGAACCAGTGTTGTTAAATGCAGGTTTGGATGGTACTTGCAAGGCCATAGAAGCACTACTCAACATGAGAAGTACAGAGTTCATGGTTGGTCTATCTACTACATTTTCTTGAACACAAAGCAGTGCAATGTGGATGCATCTTATCACGCCATTAGTTGATTCTCCTCCATTCTTTACTGAGGGATCATCTATCACGTCAAACGCACTTCCATCTCGCCATTTTTTCCATACCTGAAAAAATTGAGATTATTATTAATAATGTTATTGATGCCCTTATGGCAAGTAGAAATCGAGATTATTCATACAAGATTCTTTATTGAATTACAAATCACCCGAGTCTATATTGAAACAATAATTAAATTCTCATTGTTTATGAATACATGTCTAGTACGAAAGCTTACATAGCCTGGAAAATACTCTCTGTTTTCTCCATTTCGAAAATTGTTCTTTTGACCGGTAACAATTTCTAAAACCACCACCCCGAAGCTAAAGACATCTGATTTAACTGAGAATTGGCCAAGAAGTGGATACTCCGTTGCCATGTATCCACCGTAAATTAGTTCAATAAAATCATTCCTTGTTCGTTACAGAAATTGCATAATACATAGTATATTTCATAGTATATTGACTTGTAAGTTGTAACAGAAAAAAAGATTTTTGGATGCAGAGAACAATGTGTTAATTGATTAGAAGAAGCATGATTGCGTAGATAAAACCTTGCTATCATATAGATTAACACTTACTAGGTGCCCACAATTCTATTTGTATTAGCTCGAGTTTCTTCAGTTTCAAACAACCTTGCCATACCAAAGTCTGCTATATTTGGGTACATATCTACATCCAGCGGAATGTTGCTAGGTTGAAGGATGATCCGAATACGAGAATCCTCATGAAGGTATTGAAGTCCACGGGCAAAACCTATAACAATTTTGAACCTAGTTTCCGCATTAAGATTGCTACAATTTTCTCTATCTGCATATGTGAGAGAAGTGATAACTTAAAAGAGTTATTTGAGACAATAATACACTACAAATAGTTATTTCAAGGACAAATATAGTTATTAAAACTAGATACATCTCTAAATTGAGATGTTGAGTTCTAAAGAAGGGGAAAATGTCTTTTAAAGAGTTTACAAAGAGATAAGAGAGTTACCAAATATGATATTATCAAGGCTTCCATTAGGTATAAACTCATATATTAATAGCCTCTATGTGGCTTTGATAGAATAACCAAGGAGTCTAAGTAGACTTCTGTGTTGAAGTTTTGCCAATAACATGACTTCGTTTTTAAACTCTAACTCACCTTGTCCTGAATTTGTTGACAGCCTTCTTCACAGCTATTTCTCTACCATTGGGTAACGTACCCTGATATATTTCGAGCAGGGTCCATGTCCAAATATTGTCAAATTTGTTGATATTTATACTTAACAAGCCAATACAAAGGATTAAAATACAGTCCTTTCTTTGTTTACCTTATAGACAACTCCAAATCCACCTTGTCCGAGTTTGTTATTATGAGAGAAATCCTCTGTAGCAGATTTGACAGTATCAAAATCATACTGCAAAGATTCTTCAGTGCTCATCTCATCCAAAGCTTTGTATCagatataaattaaaattattagtAAAAAGTCAGACGACATCAACAGTGAAGTAGAAGTGCTGTAAAAGTAAAGCAGATTGAGCTTATAATCATAATCACCCTTAAGCTTCCTCTGCTTCCTTTTTCTGTTATAATAGATTGAAATTCCAATACAATCTAGTATTGCTAAACCAATAGCTAGAACGACCACAATGATGATTGTAACTGTGGTTTTCTTATCATTGCTGCCTTCGCCTGCACATTAACAGATATGCTTATCAAGTACATCGTATAGTTGTTAAACGAAACATTTGTGATACAAGCTAAGTTATAAGAATCACACAAGCACTTAGATCTGGTAAACATCAAAAATACTTATTACACTTTATAAAACGTTAAAAAAGTTAAAATTCAACCTGGCAGTAAAGAAGGCTCAGGAGTCGAAGGCAAAGATGATCCATCAGTCAGTGGTGGCATTTCAGCTCCAGTCCTAATAATAAAGGTAAACCAGTCTCATATCTAAAATTACAACTAGGCATAACTACTCTTCCTCCACGTTTTCCATCACAACAAGTCGGAAGGTAAGCAAAAGCCTCATCCAAACAATCTTTGCACTGCATAGCAGTCAAATCAGTAGTACACTGCGCCAATCCATGAACCGTCGTATTATCAGTGATACTGATATTTCCAGTATCTAATTTTAGAAGAGAAGTACCTGCAGCCGCTTTTTCTTGCAGTCTGTCCAACAAACTCCTCACTTTCTTATTAAAATCATTTGCATCAGGAGTCGAAGGCAAAGATGATCCATCAGTCAGTGGTGGCATTTCAGCTCCAGTCCTCATAATAAAGGTAAACCAGTCCCATATCTAAAATTACAACTAGGCATAACTACTCTTCCTCCACGTTTTCCATCACAACAAGTCGGAAGGTAAGCAAAAGCCTCATCCAAACAATCTTTGCACTGCATAGCAGTCAAATCAGGAGTACACTGCGCCAATCCATGAACGGTCGTATTATCAGTGATACTGATATTTCCAGTATTTAATTTTAGAAGAGAAGTACCTGCAGCCGCTTTTTCTTGCAGTCTGTCCAACAAACTCCTCACTTTCTTATTAAACTCATTTGCATCAGCGGCCAAATTCTTATCAAACGCAAATGCATTGGAAAAAAAGGTATTAATCTTATTGAATATACCTCGATCAGAGTATCTTAACATACATTCATCTCTCCACATAATCGACTCTTTTTCATTAGCACATTTTGTTGTTAGCTGATTATAAGCCACTCCAAGACAACTTCTACATCTAGTGACACCAACATCACCTCTACAAAGAGCAATGACATTAGTAAGGTCTGGATTACTACcaattgagaagttgtagaaagTTGCATCCGAACGATTCAAAATGCTAGGaattgtttgaatattcttttggAAAACGCTGTTCGGAGCATAAGTGCCTTCATAATCATAATTACAGTAATTTTCAATGGGCTTTTGTTGAGCAATACACAAAACAAACAGATGTAAAAGATGAATTGAAGGCCAATTTTGGAGTCCATTGCCAAAAATTTACAGTAAATATGACAGAATTCAATTTAACAAAAGCAAAATTTATGGACTACTAGAATGAATATGTGATATGCCAAACCCACCAAAGAAGTGAAAAGTAGAAAGTGTGTTGCAAAAATATTCCAGTCAATGGTTTAACATGCTCTGAAACTTCTATGCACATGTTTTTCCTATATCCAGTATCTTACTTCTTGGACCAACTCTTATTAAAGTTGTTGTTGTGTCTTCTAAATGTATGAAAGACCAATGAGATGTACTTTTCTTTTCAATTTGACAAAGTCACACACGGTTATGGTAATGCACAGACATAAATTTGTGGATAAAAACAGTAAAGTAAATTTGCTATTATTTTACTCCAATCGTAAAATCTGAAATTAATAAGATCAGCGGCGAATTATCAGATAAAGTTTGACGAGGACAAGATGAGGATGCTGATCAAGGGGTGGAGTATGGCAAAATAGTGAAGATGAGATATTGAAAGCAGGTATAAGCTTTTTACAACAATCTCTCTCTCTACCCTTGCTTTCGCATGCATCAACACAATCTTGATAAGGCTTGAAATTGGATAAGCCTCACCGTTTTACTTCCATTACATTAAATTAAATTTGAATTGATTTGATTGTCGACACATGTTTTATAATTCATAGGGGAGGGTTAGGGTTTCAGAGCGGAACCAATAAATagattaattaaatttatttaaattggATATATTAGTAAGATAACAAGATCACCAAGGAAATCATGGATTTGATTTAGTAGCGCCGGACGATTCACAACCGAAGAGAGGAGTGAAGAGCGAGTAGCGAGCGTATCATACGAGGGGTTGAGCAAATCCTTAATTATTGTGTCTGGTCTTAATTGTAATTAGAAGAAAGGTTGCGGCTAAATCTTCGATGTGACAACTAAGTTTGAGTTTTTCGTCGGGAGAAATTAAGAATTAAGAAGGAAAATGTTCTTACGGAATAGCCAAGTCCCATGTGAAAAAACCAAGGGTCAAGGTATTGTCCCGCTTATTTTTACGTACTTTTATGTACCATTATATTTTAATTTGTGCCTATAATATAGATATCTGTGCACACACAAGTCGGAGGTCTTTTTGCGGAAAAAGTCTCTTCATTCTTTGGAATGAGGGCAAGGCTGCGCGCGGTACACCCTCTGTACGCACGGTATACCCTCTGTACTACACGGTATTTACTGGGGAACGATTGATTGATTGAATGTAAAATCTGAGATTAGAAATAGGAAGAGTTTGATTTGGGATTCAGTTTGGTTATTAGAACTTGTGGTCCTGAGCAACTGTGACTCCTCTA
This genomic interval from Apium graveolens cultivar Ventura chromosome 8, ASM990537v1, whole genome shotgun sequence contains the following:
- the LOC141677512 gene encoding oxygen-evolving enhancer protein 3-1, chloroplastic-like → MASMAGLLGSSQAVLEGRLQLSGSRNLSVASNNRVNVARSGFSVRAQQVSFETETSRRAVLGLVAVGLGVGSFAKDGLAAATSIKVGPPPAPSGGLPGTDNSDEARDLDIPLKKRFYLQPLPPTEAAARAKDSAKDILNVKELIDKKAWPYVQNDLRSKASYLRYDLNTIISAKPKEEKLPLKALTDKLYTVINELDYAAKTKSTPKAEKAYAETVTALNDVLAKLG
- the LOC141679836 gene encoding cysteine-rich repeat secretory protein 38-like, coding for MDSKIGLQFIFYICTYAPNSVFQKNIQTIPSILNRSDATFYNFSIGSNPDLTNVIALCRGDVGVTRCRSCLGVAYNQLTTKCANEKESIMWRDECMLRYSDRGIFNKINTFFSNAFAFDKNLAADANEFNKKVRSLLDRLQEKAAAGTSLLKLNTGNISITDNTTVHGLAQCTPDLTAMQCKDCLDEAFAYLPTCCDGKRGGRVVMPSCNFRYGTGLPLL